The genomic region GGTGTGCCGTGGTACGCCTATGACACGGTGACGTTCAACGGTGAGGTGACCGCCGTCGACGGTGACGTCATCTCCTTGAAGATCGTTGGCAGCAACAGCCTCGGCGACCATGTCATCGCCACCGCGACCCTGACCCTTGGAGGAGCAGCCTGATGCCCGGTGAGCTGTCGGGAAAGGCCGCGATCGTCGGCATCGGCGCCACCGACTTCTCGAAGAACTCCGGCCGCAGCGAACTGCGCCTCGCCTCCGAGGCTGTGCTCGACGCACTCGACGACGCAGGCCTGACGTCCGCCGATGTCGACGGCATGGTGACGTTCACGATGGACTCGAACACCGAGGTCGCGATCGCACGAGCCACGGGCATAGGCGACCTGAAGTTCTTCTCGAAGATCCATCACGGTGGCGGTGCCGCGTGCGCGACGGTGCAGCAGGCGGCGATCGCGGTGGCGACCGGTGTCGCGGATTGCGTTGTGGCATACCGGGCTTTCAACGAACGATCGGGGATGCGGTTTGGCCAGGTGCAGATGCGGTTGGTGGAGAACGCGGACTCGACCGGCGTCGACAACTCGTTCTCGTACCCGCATGGGCTGTCCACCCCGGCTGCCCAGGTCGCAATGATCGCGCGGCGCTACATGCACCTGTCGGGAGCGACGAGCAAGGACTTCGGCGCGGTCTCCGTCGCCGACCGCAAGCACGCGGCCAACAACCCGAAGGCGTACTTCTACGAGAAGCCGATCACCATTGACGATCACCAGAACTCGCGATGGATCGCCGAGCCGCTGCGGCTGCTGGACTGTTGCCAGGAGACCGACGGCGGCGTCGCTCTGGTGATCACGTCCGCCGAACGCGCCAAGGACCTCAAGCATCGGCCGGCGATCATCGAGGCGGCGTCGCAGGGCTCGAGTCCCGACCAGTATTCGATGACCAGTTACTACCGGCCCGAACTCGGTTTGCCCGAAATGGGTCTGGTGGGCAGGCAGCTGTGGGATCAGTCCGGCCTCAAGCCGACCGACATCCAGACCGCCATCCTGTACGACCATTTCACGCCGTTCACCCTGATCCAGCTCGAAGAGCTCGGGTTCTGCGA from Mycobacterium sp. IDR2000157661 harbors:
- a CDS encoding lipid-transfer protein, which produces MPGELSGKAAIVGIGATDFSKNSGRSELRLASEAVLDALDDAGLTSADVDGMVTFTMDSNTEVAIARATGIGDLKFFSKIHHGGGAACATVQQAAIAVATGVADCVVAYRAFNERSGMRFGQVQMRLVENADSTGVDNSFSYPHGLSTPAAQVAMIARRYMHLSGATSKDFGAVSVADRKHAANNPKAYFYEKPITIDDHQNSRWIAEPLRLLDCCQETDGGVALVITSAERAKDLKHRPAIIEAASQGSSPDQYSMTSYYRPELGLPEMGLVGRQLWDQSGLKPTDIQTAILYDHFTPFTLIQLEELGFCDTGDAKDYVKDGAIEIGGRLPINTHGGQLGEAYIHGMNGIAEGVRQLRGTSVNPVPDVEHVLVTAGTGVPTSGLILG